A genome region from Pseudomonas anguilliseptica includes the following:
- a CDS encoding class I SAM-dependent rRNA methyltransferase, protein MSLPSLRLKANADRRLRAGHLWVYSNEIDVAATPLSGFAAGDQAVLEAAGGKPLGVVAMSPNNLICARLLSRDVKHVLDKSLLVHRLNVALSLRERLFDKPCYRLVYGDSDLLPGLVVDRFFDILVVQLASATMERHKDDVLAALIQVCKPSGILLKNDSAARDAEGLARYVETPFGVVPEWVALEENGVKFEAPVIEGQKTGWFYDHRMNRARLAPYVKGKRVLDLFSYIGGWGVQAAAFGASDVMCVDASGFALDGVERNAALNGLTDKVACVEGDVFEALKQLKSAEERFDVIVADPPAFIKRKKDLKNGEGAYRRLNEQAMRLLNKDGILISASCSMHLEEDNLQNILLTSARHLDRNIQMLERGAQGPDHPVHPAINETRYIKSLTVRLLPNS, encoded by the coding sequence ACCTGTGGGTCTACAGCAACGAAATCGACGTGGCCGCCACACCGTTGAGTGGTTTTGCTGCCGGCGATCAAGCGGTGCTCGAAGCTGCCGGCGGCAAACCGCTGGGTGTCGTCGCGATGAGCCCGAACAACCTGATCTGCGCGCGCCTGCTGTCGCGCGACGTCAAACATGTGCTGGACAAGTCGCTGCTGGTACACCGGCTCAACGTCGCCCTGAGCCTGCGCGAGCGGCTGTTCGACAAGCCCTGCTACCGCCTGGTGTACGGCGATTCCGACCTGCTGCCGGGGCTGGTGGTCGACCGTTTCTTCGACATTCTGGTGGTGCAGCTGGCCTCCGCCACCATGGAACGGCACAAGGATGACGTGCTCGCTGCGCTGATCCAGGTGTGCAAGCCCAGCGGCATCCTGCTCAAGAACGACTCCGCCGCCCGCGATGCCGAAGGCCTGGCACGTTATGTGGAAACCCCGTTTGGCGTGGTGCCGGAGTGGGTCGCCCTGGAAGAAAACGGGGTGAAGTTCGAAGCCCCGGTGATCGAAGGCCAGAAAACCGGCTGGTTCTACGACCACCGCATGAACCGTGCGCGCCTGGCGCCTTACGTCAAGGGCAAGCGCGTACTCGATCTGTTCAGCTACATCGGCGGTTGGGGTGTGCAGGCTGCGGCCTTCGGCGCCAGTGACGTGATGTGCGTGGACGCTTCCGGCTTTGCCCTCGACGGCGTAGAGCGCAACGCGGCCCTCAATGGCCTGACCGACAAGGTGGCCTGTGTCGAAGGTGATGTGTTCGAGGCGCTGAAACAGCTGAAATCCGCCGAAGAACGCTTCGACGTGATCGTCGCCGACCCTCCCGCCTTTATCAAACGCAAGAAAGACCTGAAAAACGGTGAAGGTGCCTACCGCCGCCTAAATGAGCAGGCCATGCGCCTGCTCAACAAGGACGGCATCCTGATCAGCGCCAGTTGCTCCATGCACCTGGAAGAAGACAACTTGCAGAACATCCTGTTGACCAGCGCACGCCATCTGGATCGCAATATTCAGATGCTCGAGCGTGGGGCCCAGGGCCCGGACCATCCAGTACACCCGGCCATCAATGAAACCCGCTATATCAAGAGTCTGACCGTGCGTTTGCTGCCCAACAGTTGA